The nucleotide window CTTAAGCAGTGGCGAGATCTGCTCCCTCCACACAATGTGCAACAAGCAAGCAGGTGGATCTAGGTAGCTTGGCTAGATTAGCTATGAGCCAATGTGGTCAAGTCAAAAGAGATGATGTAGATGGAtggatagatggatggatggggATGCAGCACCACTCCACCACCTTCACTTGTCTAGCTTGTGGTTTACCCCTCACTCTCTCATGCACCAGAAGAATATGATACATACATCCACTTTGATAAGCTAAAACTAGTAAGAGAAGCAGGGCAAAAAATAATTTTTGTGTTTATTTTAGATCACATACACAAAATAACCTACCAGCAATACAAATCTAGTTTCAGAAACATGTGATACATACATCCACTTTGATAAGCTAAAACTAGTAAGAACAACAGGGCAAAAAATAAATATATGTACGATATAGGGGTGCTATAGCTATATCCTCCATCCCGTCCCACCGGAGCAAGCAAACCTACAAGCTGCTCCTCATGTTTTTCCCTCTACTAGTAGACTAGAACTTCCCAATGCTGGCTAGTTTGCACCCTCTACAAGTTGCAACTGCTTCCGAATAACCTAACAGCCATCGAAATCTAGTTTGAATCAGAAAAATGTGAGAAAACCCATCGATTGAGGCGGACAACTAGTTGTAGATGAGGAAGGGCATTTGAGGCCCCATCGAGTCTATGAAGATGTGATGGGTCCTGATATTGACTTGCGGATTTATTTTTTCCTAGactgcctcggtgtcgacaaaccctaaatgatgagaccatgatcttgttccttgacaataaccaactttttgaccaaacttttttcctatttagagcgaaacatggcccacaacgatgaggccggcggtttaggcggcaagaaattctaggagttgtcccaggagatggaggaagaacctcaccgctatgaggacgccgcggaagacaccgatcctgactacacaacccctagtggcgtcggggatgacaccactgatggtgccgctgAGGATGCCACCACAGATGATGGCGGCACACACACaaatggcagccaaccgaagaagcaaaggaaggaccggcgcccgaatgcgctccgcaccctcaaggaggaattcactcaagtggagtccgacgggaatccaacggagcccaaacatatagtcaaggggtactcggttcagctcgggtgcattctccggagcaccgtctcgatcaacaccgagaaccttaggcataaggaccgagggaatttgcgcaacctcctcttcacgaagctgcacaaacgatacaagttccccccccccccgaatttgaaaacacacgcctctcagggaataaagtgaacagtgccgccctcacgaagatgagcgcggccctgtctacttggaaaagcgtggtgaagagaatgattgataaaggtgatagttatgagaagatcaaggcgaaatatcctttgatgagcgaagatgagtacaaggagttcaagatcaagtgcgagagcagtgcaacctccgaatcaagtcagtggggggaAAGAAATGtgggagttgaacttaggggaacacaaactcggtcccggcggttacagagtggcggagcctatatgggacaaggaggacgcggagcgtgccgagcaaggcctaccgccccgcttcgagaaatacagcggtgacaagcagaccaggaactatgtcagggcccagtacaaggaggacccgataacaaaggagcttaccacggatccaaagaccagggcgcttgagcttcttctggtaaggaatacacccccgcgtaattagctccatatggttgcactctaaaataatccccaatatttctaaatggttcacgttcctttcgcaggacactgaaagcagtagcgcggggtcgtctaagagctcccctttcgacacccctttaaacagggtgttgaacgtaatgaaaaacaaggataagctcactaagccgacgtcagctggtcatgtggccggcaaaggcttgtccacaaaatgggggtcatactataccgctggtgtgcggaaggagaaaaagaccagctcggaaagctaGACGCGTGAggttgaagaactcaaggcacaagtggcgcagattccggagcttgtccaagagcaagtgcaacaacaacttggaacgacgctcaacgccatggtgcctacgttgattcatgggctgacgacgtggattgcgggcggccaataggggcctcccccggttcccagcttcacggccagcaactcgcacagtGCGCAGGCGGctccattggtgtctccggcggaggcggtattcgtgtctccggcgccggcacgggcattggagcttaatgcacctgGGTGTACGCCGACCGGGACCTCGCCAGCAAGcgccccctccgtcagttgcacgcccgccgttggcggtgcctcgacattagccgagctcgacggcatcacggtaactaagcctctcggccgatgacttcatctccttgcctttgactgggcatccctgacgccctgtacatgttttcgcagggcaccgccgacgttccttgcactcttctgCACTTCGTGGGTGCCGAGTttgtcgatgtcgccaagggcagaatcgttcaaccgggcaaccccatgttccacggtaatccgatgccacccacaatgtatagggttgaagtggttcgggtgctgccaggctgcgacgagctgttacctccgattcgacccgctggggccgacgaagaagatgagatcaccctcagcacctgcgtaaactggcccctgctttggccgaagagccagattcatttgggggcgggggacaccaccccacagacaagaccgccagtcgtgccggcgccaagccatagcaagaacgccgcaacgctcccggacctgccggacatccctatggcacaggatccggacgaccctatggcacaggatccagacggcgacgacaacgacgatggtacatttaccaaagttgataagtactttgccgaacatgggtacgctgacgagttctgcgggcctctttctcaagaacacaaccaagacgaccgcgatctagctggtacggcagagaaatccaattgcaacaggcgtcgtctggcgttcagttctcaggccacgcctccagctcccgccttcaccgagcctcagatagctaAGGTGCGacatattatcagccccaacacgctcaagaaggcggtctgtgagcagaactcggtcccattacaggagatcaagaagaagggacggaaacaaaagactaacaagggcgccggtgcgagccagccggcaccgagtttGATCCGttctcaggacgggccaccttcacctaaggatatctcgaggagggtgcatgtggcgggtagggcgatgctaccgccaaatatgctgaatgctgcaactggtgctatgcggagtctgcacgacggTGTTccttctttggagaagcggcgtctcagagagaaggatgtggcatacccggttttcgtggccaaggtgccagagggcaagggctttgtggatggcgacatcgggggtacgatcgtcctgcggtttgatgacatctttgctatgtttaaccttcatccgctacactacaccttcgttcggctgttttcgctgagtatggagatgcggatcattagagacaagaccccggacatcgtgatagtcgaccccttctacatgcgtgccaagcacttgagcagcgctggggaccgccaagttgcgagttcacacctcgaaggcgtcattctggcaaacccagataaggataacttccttgtggcttactttcctgagtaagtcatcccttaaccgccccgtaacatatgatttcttagatttcgatcgttcttttttttctaacattccgtgttctgtgcagtgacacacattgcacactcatcctcttaagcctgaaatattccatggccacgtatttagacctgaaccgtaactccaagatagactacacaaatgtcaagaaagttcttgatgatgttctccccgcctacgccaaatctggaggcaccttcaccagggcagttcgtaagtacggcaagcacatgttctcacacaatacgaagttctgctacgtcaagcagccgcctggcggtcagaaggatgcctactacgccctccatcacatgtgggcgatcgtaagggaccatcatcaacttctgctaccagataatctcaaagattgggccgcgagcttgtcggcagtccaggacgcggacctcagacaagaattctttcgcatccagtcagagtttgcggacatcatccatcaagatgtccttcatacctcggggcagttcttcctcagatatcagtcgtccaacagtgagatagatgaaatgctacaaatgcagggtgacaacgaccgcgatttcatgaccatcacgacagatggcggcttcatccacgttcctgtccgatgagtcgagtcgaaagtagtgatgtgtagttctgaaacattgattggctcatgttgtaattatactttaatgaattcgtatgtctctttggtttggacagtcgttcaacttagatgtaatcgatgctatttattagtaggaccatgaatcgtgctattaatgtcttgcttttctcttccgatccttttgttgcatacttacatattgcttatgtattgtctgttgtttggcttgtgcatagagatgccgtcgtatgtcgtgtacaagggtaaggttcccggagtctacgacgactgggaggagtgtcggagacaggttcaccatttcagtggtaacagttacaaagggtacaccactagggcagAGGCCGAATGTATTTACGCCCGCTATctagagggagagaggagggagcgttggaggaaccggatgaagaccagtttgatcgcgatgatgctcatcgtgatgaccacagctctcttctatgtgatggtagtttagatgatcgatatcgacttgtaatgtgaaggcaaactcgatactcgcggtcttgagacttgtaatgttttatctttgttcggtcttttgaatttggagactaatatgatgaattgtattcggagactaatcttctattgtatttgatgaatctgatgttgctgtgtgctgctgtctatattctgtccaataatatattttgtaacctgtgcaaaaattagaaaagaaaaaaaaacctaatattcatactaatggcgcaccacacaagacactaatggcgcactgtgatcatcacactaatggcgcattaactgctggtgcgccattagaatgccaaagcacatgggtacatatggctccctgggaggcattctaatggcgcactgcaggctatactaatggcgcactacgtggtgcgccattagaacatcagatactaatggcgcatcggtggtgcgccattagaatttaattCTAATGGCATGATGCCAGTGTCGcaccggtagtgcgccattagaaggcaaattcggtgcaccactagcatgccttttcctagtagtgtaaggTTAGGGTTTCTCATTATGTCATAaaatttggtgccaggtgcttcAGATCTATGCGAGGGTTCAAGGGCGATGATTGTGTGTCTAGGTTGCTGGTCTTTAGGGGTACATAAACGAAGACTTCCTGTCATCGACAAAGTAGAGCCGGCTTCGGTAGGGCAGCGGCGATAGTGGTGGTTGTTCAGTTGCGTCGGTATCTCGATCtaaatttttattatgtttgagatTCTTTGTATTTCCGGTGAAGTTTTACTGTAGATCTGATATATTTTGAGAAAAAAGAGCATGAGAAACGTTCATGCGATGATAATTCCTTAGATGTTTTCACTTTTCACCCGTGCATTTTACGCCGCAGCACAATGGCCTACATTGCTTTCAGGACCGGCGGGACGCTGATAGACTGAATCTCACTTTTATTGGGAAAAAAATGAACAAGACACGCCGGCGCCTTCGGGTCAATCACGTTGTGCACTCCGGCGAACCATGAGCTCGTTCACCAGTCGTCCAATGTCACCGTATGACGATCCACCCTTCTCCGCCGCATTTCTTGCCTTGGCACCGAGATCTTGAGCCTTCTTCCATATTGCCTCACCCCGAACCTCCATCAATCTCCTGACAGACTCGGCAATTACGCCGCCTCCGATCACCCGGTGGGCCTCCGGCTCCGCAGATGATGCATAGTCCTTGGCACCCACGCTGACGCCCAGCTCAAGCACCTCCACGATGAGCTTCTCGTTGTAGAACTGGTCAGCGTATCGTGGCCAAGTCACCATCGGCACGCCGGTGCTCACGGCCTCCAGTATCGAGTTCCACCCGCAGTGCGTCACAAAGCAGCCCATGGCTGGGTGGTTTAGGATGAGCACCTGCGGCACCCAGCCACAGATGATGTGCCCACGCAAAGTTGTCGGGAAGCCTTCCGGCATCCATAGGTATGATGATGCCGCGTCGGCGCCGGAGACGGCCCACACAAAGTTCTTGCCTGAGAGGTCGAGGCCGCGGGCGAGCTCCCGTAGCTGCTCCGGCGAGAAGCTAGTCTGGGTGCCAAATGCGACGTACGCCACCGAGCCGGCCGGCTTGGCGTCGAGCCAGAGGAGGCAGCCGGCCGCCACCGGGGAGAGCACGTCTGCACCTCTTGACGCCACGTCCTTGCTGCCGATGGCGAGCGCGACTGTTAGACTTTGTAACGTAGTCCAACTGTGTAAATTGTATATTGTGTAACCTTATAAATATATGTGATAGGCCACCCCTAGAGGGTTGAGACAGTTCCCATAAATCCTATGTTTAACATGGTATCAGACTAAACCTAGGACATACTCAACCTCCACCtcagccgccaccgccgccgctgccatgACCGCTTCTGCCTCTGGTTCCGCCAGCTCCGGGGCCATCCCCGTGACGCTGGCCGCTCTTCTCAATCTTCCCACCCACGCTGGTGCATCACCGCGGCCCCAAGTCTTCGGCACCACCGCCGTTGGTTCTTTATTCTCGGCTCCGATCCCGCCGTCTCCCGCCGTCGACGGTGGCGGCCTCCGCTGCCACGATGATGGCACCACCTGCAGCCACTGTTGGCTCGTCCCCGACACTCGCCATCATGCCGGCGGCCTCGGGGGCCTCCACTGATCAGCCCGCGGGTGTGGCACCCGAAGCCCCTGCGGTCTCTGCTGTTGCTACCAGCGACGCCGCCATGATCTCCGGACTGTTCCACTTCGACAACCTAATCACGACTCGTCTCATGCCGAACAACTATTTGTTTTGGCGCGCCAAGGTTCTACCGCTGCTCCGCAGCCGCTCCCTCCTTGGCTATGTCGATGGCTCCCTCCCGTGTCCGCCGCAGGTTATCCACACCATCCACGGCCTAGCCATTAACCCGGCGCACCGTGTCTGGGTGCAGCAAGACCAAGCAATCCTCTCCGCCATCCAGGGTTCCCTCGGAAATGGGTTTGCTAGCCTTTGCCTCTTCGCTGCCTCCTCCTTGGATGCGTGGACGACTCTGGAGCATGCGTTTGCATAGACCTCCACCGCCCACTCGATGGCTCTTCGCAGCAAGAAACTGGACTCATCTGCCACAACGTACTTCAACAAAATCAAGGTCTTGGCAGATACATTGACCTCCATTGGTCGACCGCTGAGTGATGAGGAGTTCGCCGGCTACGTTATTAAGGGTCTCAATGCCGACTACGACAACCTTGCCGAGGCCGTCCACAATGCCAAGCCACCGCTTCCTCTGCACGAGCTCTTCTCCCGTCTGCTCTTCACCGAGCAACGCATCGAAGCACGCCGCTCCGTTGCCACCATCGCCGACCAGCCAGCGGCCTTTTGGGCATCGCGTGGCCAGCGCCCTGTtatctcttgagcttgcattggatttccccgaagaggaagggatgatgcagcagagtagcgtaagtatttccctcagtttttgagaaccaaggtatcaatccagtaggaggccacgctcaagtccctcgtacctgcacaaaacgatagctactcacaaccaacgcgattaggggttgtcaatcccttcacggtcacttacgagagtgagatctgatagatataatatttttggtatttttggtatagagatgcaaagtaaaaagtaaagacaaagtaaaaagcaaagcaagattaaagtgatggagattgatatgataagaatagaccccaggggccataggtttcactagtggcttctctcaagcgcataagtattctacggtgggtgaacaaattactgttgagcaattgacagaattgagcatagttatgagaatatctaggcatgatcatgtatataggcatcacgtccgtgacaagtagaccgaaacgattctgcatctactactattaatccactcatcgaccgctattcagcatgcatctagagtattaagttaaaaacagagtaatgctttaagcaagatgacatgatgtagagatataaattcatgcaatatgaaataaaccccatcttgttatcctcgatggcaattatacaatatgtgccttgttgccccttctatcactgggaaaggacaccgcaagatcgaacccaaagctaagcacttctcccatggcaagaactaccaatatagttggccaaaccaaacggataattcgaagagacttgcaaagataaccaatcatacataaaagaattcagagaagattcaaatattattcatagatagacttgatcataaacccacaattcatcggtctcaacaaacacaccgcaaaaagaagaagattacatcaaatagatctccacaagagagggggagaactttgtattgagatccaaaaagagagaagaagccatctagctactaactatggacccgaaggtctgaggtaaactactcacacttcatcggagaggctatgatgatgtagaagccctccgtgatgacggccctctccggcggagctccggaacaggccccaagatgggatctcgtgaatacagaaagttgcggcggtggaattaggtttttggctcctcttctggtcgtttggtggtacgtaggtatatataggaggaaggagtacgtcggtggagcaccgaggggcccacaaggcagggggcgcgccctagggggggcgccccccaccctcgtgatcacctctttgactccttggagtagggtccaagtctcctggatcacgttcggtgagaaaatcacattcccgaaggttttattccatttggactccgtttgatattctgtttcttcgaaatactgaaataggaaaaaaaacagcaattctgggctaggcctccggttaataggttagtcccaaaaataacataaaagtggaaaataaagcccaatatagtccaaaacagtagataatatagcatggagcaatcaaaaattatagatacattggagacatatcaggcatccccaagcttaattcttgctcgtcctcgagtaggtaaatgataaaaagagaatttttgatgcggagtgctacttggcataatttcaatgcaaatcttcttaattgtgatatgaatattcagattcgaaagattcaagacaaaagtttatattgacataaaaatagtaatacttcaagcatattaacaaagcaattatgtcttctcaaaatatcatggccaaagaaagttatccctacaaaatcatatagtctggctatgctcaatcttcaccacacaaatgttggggaatgtagtaatttcaaaaatttcctacgcacacgcaagatcatggtgatgcatagcaacgagaggggagagtgttgtctacgtaccctcgtagaccgatagcggaagcattatgacaacacggttgatgtagtcgtacgtcttcacggcctgaccgatcaagcaccgaaactacggcacctccgagttctagcacacgctcagctcgatgacgatccctggactccgatccagcaatgcgtcggggaagagttccgttggcatgacgacgtggtgacgatcttgatgttatactgtcgcagggcttcgcctaagcaccactacaatattatcgaggactatggtggagggcggcaccgcacacggctaagagaacgatcttgaagatcaacttgtgtgtctagaggtgcccccctgcccccgtatataaagaagcaaggggggtgcggccggccctaggaggaggcgcgcaggaggagtcctactcctaccgggagtaggactccccccctttccctagttggattaggacttggggggaaggaggagagggaagaaaggaaagggggggcgccgccccccctccctccttgtccaattaggACTTGGGGGAAGGGGCGcacggcagcccctaggcctcctctcctcttcctccactaggcccattaaagcccattaggttaccggggggttccggtaacctcccggtactccggtaaaatgccgatttcacccggaacacttccgatgtccaaacataggcttccaatatatcaatctttatgtctcgaccatttcgagactcctcgtcatgtccgtgatcacatccgagactccgaacaaacttcggtacatcaaaatatataaactcataatgaaactgtcatcgtaacgttaagcgtgcggaccctacgggttcgataacaatgtagacatgaccaagacatgtctccggtcaataaccaatagcggagcctggatgctcatattggctcccacatattctacgaagatctttatcggtcagaccgcataacaacatacgttgttccctttgtcaccggtatgttactttcccgagattcgatcgtcggtatctctatacctagttcaatctcgttaccagcaagtctctttactcgtttcgtaatacatcatctcgcaactaactcattagttgcaatgcttgcaaggcttatgtgatgtgcattaccgagagggcccagagatacctctccgacaatcggagtgacaaatcctaatctcaaaatacgccaacccatcatgtacctttggagacacctgtagagctcctttataatcactcagttatgttgtgacgtttggtagcacacaaagtgttcctccggcaaatgggagttgcataatctcatagtcataggaacatgtataagtcatgaagaaagcaatagcaacatactaaacgatcgggtgctaagctaatggaatgggtcatgtcaatcacatcattctcctaatgatgtgatcccgttaatcaaatgataacacatgtctatggttaggaaacataaccatcttcgattaatgagctagtcaagtagaggcatactagtgacgtttagtttgtctatgtattcacacaagtattatgtttccagttaatacaattctatcatgaataataaacatttatcatgatataaggaaataaaataataactttattattgcctctagggcatatttccttcagtctcccacttgcactagattccataatctagttcacatcgccatgtgatttaatatcaatagttcacatcaccatgtgattaacacccatagttcacatctacatgtgaccaacacccaaagggtttactagagtcaataatctagttcacatcgctatgtgattaacacccaaagagtactgaggtgtgatcatgttttgcttgtgagagaagtttagtcaacgggtctgccacattcagatccgtaagtattttgcaaatttctatgtcaacaatgctctacatggagctactctagctaatttctcccactttcaatatgtatccagattgagacttagagtcatctggatcagtgtcaaaatttgcatcgacgtaaccctttacgacgaaccttttgtcacctccataatcgagaaacatatccttattccactaaggataattttgaccaatgtccagtgatctactcctagatcactattgtaatcccttgccaaactcacggcagggtatacaataggtctggtacacagcatggcatactttatagaacctatggctaaggcatagggaatgactttcattctctctctatcttctgctgtggtcgggttttgagtcttactcaacttcacaccttgtaacacagacaagaactt belongs to Triticum urartu cultivar G1812 chromosome 7, Tu2.1, whole genome shotgun sequence and includes:
- the LOC125519326 gene encoding anthocyanin 3'-O-beta-glucosyltransferase-like, coding for MGEGSERKGRLRRALRSRFARSPRRRGRPAVEGNERKGRPRQTLRSCFARSPRRRGRPAGQHPTCLPWEPFERFLADCHADVNAVVSYGFYYWSVDVAAAYGVPRLMFLGMSMFAQSCAQSALSQEHSRNPHYDDDPDAVVSLSGLPHRVEMRRSQMMKEPHFLAFFRSIYVAGRRSYGELFNSFEELEQDNVEHYRMTLRRRAWLVGPAKRPAFASKDVASRGADVLSPVAAGCLLWLDAKPAGSVAYVAFGTQTSFSPEQLRELARGLDLSGKNFVWAVSGADAASSYLWMPEGFPTTLRGHIICGWVPQVLILNHPAMGCFVTHCGWNSILEAVSTGVPMVTWPRYADQFYNEKLIVEVLELGVSVGAKDYASSAEPEAHRVIGGGVIAESVRRLMEVRGEAIWKKAQDLGAKARNAAEKGGSSYGDIGRLVNELMVRRSAQRD